The nucleotide window GGCGCGGAGGCCGGACGCGCGCTCGCCCTGCATGACGGCGTCGCCTCGCTCGCCTTCACCGGCTCCACCGCCGTCGGCAAGCTGCTGATGACCTATGCCGGCCAGTCCAACATGAAGAAGGTGGGCCTCGAATGCGGCGGCAAGTCCGCCAACATCGTGCTCGCGGACTGCCCGGACATCGACCGGGCGGTGGAAGCCGCCGCCATGGGCGTCTTCCAGAACCAGGGCCAGATCTGCAATGCCGGCACCCGGCTGATCCTGGAACGTCCCATCCGCGACGAGTTCCTGGAAAAGCTGGTGGCGCTGGTCCGCGACTGGGTACCGGGCGATCCCCTGCTGCCGGAAACCCGTTTCGGCGCGCTGGTCTCGCCCGCCCATGCCGAGCGCGTGCGCGGCCATATCGCCAGGGGGCTTGCGGAAGGCGCGACCCGCCTCACCGGCGAGGGGCCGCCCGCCCCCGGCCTTGCGCCGGAAACCTGCGTCCGCGCCACGATCTTTTCCGGCGTCGACAACAGCATGGCCATCGCCCGCGAGGAGATCTTCGGACCGGTCCTTTCCGTCATCGATGCCGGCAGCCTCGACGAGGCCGTCGCCATCGCCAACGACAGTCCCTACGGGCTGGCGGCGGCGGTGTGGACCGGCAGCCTTGCCCGGGCGCTGGAGGCCGAACGCCGCCTCGACACCGGCTTCGTGTGGATCAACACCCTGCGCGTCGGCGACATCACCGTCCCCTTCGGCGGGGTGAAGGCCTCGGGCAGCGGCCGCGACAAGTCCTTCCACGCCTTCGACAGCGTCACCCATCGCAAGAGCGTCTGGGTCGACCTCTCGGCGAGTTCGTGAGCGCCATGACGAAGCGCGTCCTCGTCGGTGCGATCCTGCACGAGACCAACACGTTCAATGCCGTGCCGACCCGGCTCGCCGATTTCGCCGGCCGCTATCTCGTCTTCGGCGAGGAGCAGGCCCGCGCCCGGCTCGCCGGCACCGGCACGGAAGTCGGCGGCTTCCTGGAGGCCGCCGCCGCCCATGGCTGGGAGATCGTGCTGCCCGTTGCCGCCGCCTGCGGTCCCTCCGGCCCGCTCGCCGCTGCCGACTGGGCCGCCCTCAGACAAGCGATGCTGTCGGCGACGGGTCGCTTCGACGGGGTGCTGCTCGCCCTGCACGGGGCGATGGTCAGCGAAGACTGCCTCGATCCGGAGGGCGAGCTGCTCGCCGCCCTGCGCGCCCGCCACGGCGAGCGGGTGCCCATCGCCGCGACGCTCGACATGCATGCCAATGTCTCGGCCCGCATGGTCGCCGCCGCCGATGCCTTCTTCCCCTATCGCACCTATCCCCATGTCGATCATTTCGACTGCGCGGTCGAGGCCGCCGGCGCGCTGGCGCTGCTGATGCAAGAGGCGGACAGAGACTGGGCCGACAGAGGCGGAACCGGCCGGCTCACCCGCACCGTGCTCGCCCGTCCGCCGATGATCGATGCCGCCGACCATGGCCGCACCGGCCCGCCGGGGCCGATGAACGCGCTGCTCGGCCATGCGGCTGCCCTCGCCGCGCGGCCGGGCGTCGTCTCGGCCGGGCTCACCATCGGCTTTCCCTGGGCCGATGTGCCCGATGTCGGGCCGGCCGCGCTGGTCTCGGTGCTTGCCGCCCCCAGCAGCAGCACCGCCGACCCTCGCGCGCTGGCGCTCGATCTCGGCCGCCGCCTGTGGGAGAGCCGGGCCGAGACCCAGCTCGACTTTGCCGACATCGAGACGGCGATCGCCGCCGCGCGGGCGCCGGGCGCCGATCCCCGCCCGCTGGTTCTGGCCGATTTCGCCGACAATCCGGCCGGCGGCGCCTATGGCGATTCGCCCAACCTGCTGCGCGCCATGCTGGAGGCGGGGCTGGAAAACGCCGCCTTCGCGACGATCTGCGATCCCGCCGCCGTCGCCCTTGCCGGCGAGGCGGGGGAGGGGGCCATGCTCGAGCTGGCGCTGGGCGGCCGCCTTGCGCCGGAGATCACCCCGCCGCTGGCGCTCAGGGCCCGCGTCCTGCGGCTGCATCCCGGCACCTTCCGCTGCGAAGGTCCGGTGCTGCGCGGGCTCGACGTCGACATGGGGCCGATGGCGTTGCTGGAGGCGGCGGGCCTGCGTATCGTCGTGGCCAGCCGGGCGCTCGCCGTCACCGACCTCAACCTGTTCCGCGCGCTCGGCATCGAGCCCGCCACGCTTTCCGTCATCGGCCTGAAGAGCCGCAACCACCTGCGCGCCGCCTTCGCGCCGATTTCCCGCGACATCCTGCTGGTCGATGCCGGCGGCATCGCCACCATGCGCCTGTCGCAGATCCCCTATAGTCGTATCAGGCGGCCGCTCTGGCCGCTCGATCCCCTGGCCGAGACCCCCAACCTGGAACACATCCATGTCTTCGACACCGCATCCGGACCTGAGGAACGATCCCTCCCCGTCGACGGCCACGCTCAAGGCCGCTGACCTTGCCCATCACCTGCATCCCTTCACCGATCACGCCGAACTGGCCGGCGAGGGCGGCGCGCGCGTCATCGCCTCTGCGCAGGGGTGCTACCTGACCGACACCGACGGTGACCGCCTGCTCGACGGCATGGGCGGGCTGTGGTGCGTCAATATCGGCTACGGCCGGCCGGAACTGGCCGACGTGGCGGCGCGGCAGATGCGCGAGCTGCCCTACTACAACACCTTCTTCAAGACGACGACGCCGGTCGTAGCCCTGCTCGCCGAGGACCTGGCCGAGCTCGCGCCCGAGGGGCTCAACCGCGTCTTCTTCTCCGGTTCCGGGTCGGAGGCGAACGACACCAACATCCGCATCGTGCGCAGCTACTGGCAAAAGCGCGGCGAGCCGCAGCGCATGGCCATCATCTCGCGCAAACTCGCCTATCACGGCAGCACCATCGCGGCGGCGAGCCTCACCGGCCTTGCCAGCATGCACGACATTCCCGGCATCCCGATCCCCGACATCCACCATGCGCCGGCCCCCAACTGGTGGGGCGAGGGCGGCGACATGACCCAGGACGAGTTCGGCCTGAAGGCGGCGCGCGGGCTGGAGGAGACGATCCTCGCCGTCGGGCCGGAGCGCGTTGCCGCCTTCATCGGCGAGCCGGTGCAGGGCGCCGGCGGCGTCCTCGTGCCGCCGTCCAGCTACTGGCCGGAAGTCCAGCGGATCTGCCGCAAATACGGCATCCTGCTGATCGCCGACGAGGTGATCTGCGGCTTCGGGCGCACCGGCGAGTGGTTCGGCAGCCAGACCTTCGGCATCGCCCCGGACATCATGACGGTGGCCAAGGGCATGTCCTCCGGCTACCAGCCGATCTCGGCCAGCATCGTCCATGACCGGGTCGCCGAGGTGGTGTTCGACACGCCGGGCCGCTTCCCGCACGGCTACACCTATTCCGGCCATCCGGTCGCCGCCGCCGTTGCCCGCGAGAACCTTGCGATCCTGCGCCGGGAAGGCATCGTTGAGCGGGTCGGCGCCGATATCGGCCCCTATTTCCAGCAGCAGCTTGCCACCCTTCGCGACCATCCGTTGGTCGGCGAGGTGCGCGGCGTCGGCCTGATGGCGGCGGTGGAGCTGACCCGCGACAAGGCCGGCCGGTCGGAGGTCCTGCCGGTCGGATCGATGTCGACGCCGGTGCGCAATGCCTGTTTCGCCAACGGGCTCGTCACCCGCGCGGTGCGCGACTGCCTGGTCTTCTCCCCGCCGCTGGTGATCTCGCATGCCGAGGTCGACGAGCTGGTGGCGATCCTGCGCCGCAGCATCGACGAGGCGCTCGGCTGAGGCGCTGAAGGCGGCTCCGGCCCCCCATCTTCGAAAAATCCACATGAAAAAACCCGCCGGGACGGCCGTCCCGGCGGGTTTTGCGTTTCGTCGCTGCGGGCTCGTATCAGGCCGCGACCAGCTCTTCCAGCTTGCGCTCGGCCTCGCCGATCGAGGCTTC belongs to Stappia indica and includes:
- a CDS encoding aldehyde dehydrogenase family protein codes for the protein MTVSPTPAPAPVPAPVKDWHAAARALSPEAQAFIDGRYRPALSGATFATLNPATGRTLADVAACGEADADAAVAAAARAFETGSWSRAAPGARKAVLLHLADLIEADADAFALLETLDMGKPIRDSLTIDVPAAVRCLRWFAEAADKLYDEIAPTRGDVLAMIRRVPVGVVAAIVPWNFPLVTAMTKIAPALAAGNSVVLKPSELSPLSALRLGRLAAEAGLPDGVFNVLPGIGAEAGRALALHDGVASLAFTGSTAVGKLLMTYAGQSNMKKVGLECGGKSANIVLADCPDIDRAVEAAAMGVFQNQGQICNAGTRLILERPIRDEFLEKLVALVRDWVPGDPLLPETRFGALVSPAHAERVRGHIARGLAEGATRLTGEGPPAPGLAPETCVRATIFSGVDNSMAIAREEIFGPVLSVIDAGSLDEAVAIANDSPYGLAAAVWTGSLARALEAERRLDTGFVWINTLRVGDITVPFGGVKASGSGRDKSFHAFDSVTHRKSVWVDLSASS
- a CDS encoding M81 family metallopeptidase, whose product is MTKRVLVGAILHETNTFNAVPTRLADFAGRYLVFGEEQARARLAGTGTEVGGFLEAAAAHGWEIVLPVAAACGPSGPLAAADWAALRQAMLSATGRFDGVLLALHGAMVSEDCLDPEGELLAALRARHGERVPIAATLDMHANVSARMVAAADAFFPYRTYPHVDHFDCAVEAAGALALLMQEADRDWADRGGTGRLTRTVLARPPMIDAADHGRTGPPGPMNALLGHAAALAARPGVVSAGLTIGFPWADVPDVGPAALVSVLAAPSSSTADPRALALDLGRRLWESRAETQLDFADIETAIAAARAPGADPRPLVLADFADNPAGGAYGDSPNLLRAMLEAGLENAAFATICDPAAVALAGEAGEGAMLELALGGRLAPEITPPLALRARVLRLHPGTFRCEGPVLRGLDVDMGPMALLEAAGLRIVVASRALAVTDLNLFRALGIEPATLSVIGLKSRNHLRAAFAPISRDILLVDAGGIATMRLSQIPYSRIRRPLWPLDPLAETPNLEHIHVFDTASGPEERSLPVDGHAQGR
- a CDS encoding aspartate aminotransferase family protein, producing the protein MSSTPHPDLRNDPSPSTATLKAADLAHHLHPFTDHAELAGEGGARVIASAQGCYLTDTDGDRLLDGMGGLWCVNIGYGRPELADVAARQMRELPYYNTFFKTTTPVVALLAEDLAELAPEGLNRVFFSGSGSEANDTNIRIVRSYWQKRGEPQRMAIISRKLAYHGSTIAAASLTGLASMHDIPGIPIPDIHHAPAPNWWGEGGDMTQDEFGLKAARGLEETILAVGPERVAAFIGEPVQGAGGVLVPPSSYWPEVQRICRKYGILLIADEVICGFGRTGEWFGSQTFGIAPDIMTVAKGMSSGYQPISASIVHDRVAEVVFDTPGRFPHGYTYSGHPVAAAVARENLAILRREGIVERVGADIGPYFQQQLATLRDHPLVGEVRGVGLMAAVELTRDKAGRSEVLPVGSMSTPVRNACFANGLVTRAVRDCLVFSPPLVISHAEVDELVAILRRSIDEALG